One genomic segment of Drosophila melanogaster chromosome 3L includes these proteins:
- the Fhos gene encoding formin homology 2 domain containing, isoform G, whose translation MIVKMEPDELITFRVQYLVDSDPLSACTAFPIPVRAPTYAFATTMPLANQLGTILRLLNAPQSIDDAAIQVYKDGDYGAYLDLESSLAEQAEEIEGVNVSRKNSLVVRTQLNVRVQAIIEKLLSAQGSDLRRALFSLKQVFQEDKDLVHAFVALGGLNCLVRVGNCADQNYQNYILRALGQVMLYVDGMNGVMKHEPTMQWLYSLIASNYRSVVKTALKLLLVFVEYAESNCYVLVSAIHAVDASQGTLPWSNIMRLLKDYDNADAELVIYATSLINKTLAGLNDQDSFYDESDLLEQQGMETVIQRYMSKPGTDLDLLDQLQLYEAVLKFEDGESDGQRLPQNSMRKTQRYRPGANTTERRKSRRHSTDNSPASLTKVLPTTVLRMTPTQATVDEDSSGSTNSTEFSGGLFNEKKPRDGAGVTPGLRRRRERAERHKSFLKEQQEAAANGIFAALEQREGLDMESEDQQLLLQLKRDHTVKDLTQKLSNLPMSPTQDSANRALVGDMSGLISKAKEGLAKSKSKGEISRSSSVDQDVKKSEPKKSENELHWEELVRNMTRPLNLCDLDFTDLRDDDEKDVLAPRSLGAGIPPPPPPLGGAIAPPPMMPPSLAPPPMYGYGGSLTNSVNSLNGSINGELVNGNNTIKKNKKTVKLFWKEVREDMIPQVVGKTIWDELPDANVDTQKLEHLFESRAKDLMTKKQQELNKSKEIIVLDHKRSNAINIAITKLPPPRAIKTAILKMDATVVTREGIDKLLNMLPTDEERGKIQEAQLSNPELPLGSAEQFLLTLASISELEARLKLWAFRLDFDNSEKEIAEPLMDLKQGIEILRQNRTFRSILSTLLSVGIFLNGAPVKGFQIEYLAKVPEVKDTVHKHSLLHHLCHMVMESSSDTSDLYSEIGPITRASKADFTDLAHNLNQLEAECKACWDRLKLIAKHDCPPPLKQKLVDFLADCAERIIILQIVHRRVMNRYRKFLLWLGMPQHSVAESRPNEFCRTLSEFALEYRTTRERVQQQLEKKANHRERNKTRGKLIIDMAKFKTKDDVADDELKKLLDTSSADQADGTLTWRRRRAEQLRSPITRQSEEQFTDGDDEILESLVKTATKAPGTRTTPRERKRTRHADRKSLRRTLKNGLTEEEKQHVAALIQTY comes from the exons ATGATTGTGAAAATGGAGCCGGACGAACTGATCACATTCCGTGTCCAGTATCTGGTGGACAGCGATCCGCTCTCGGCGTGCACCGCCTTCCCGATCCCGGTGCGGGCGCCCACCTACGCCTTCGCCACCACCATGCCGCTGGCCAATCAGCTGGGCACAATCCTGCGGCTGCTGAATGCACCACAAAGC ATCGACGATGCAGCCATTCAGGTGTACAAGGATGGCGACTACGGAGCCTACTTGGATCTGGAGTCATCGCTGGCCGAACAGGCCGAGGAAATCGAGGGAGTCAACGTCAG CCGCAAAAACTCTCTGGTGGTGCGAACGCAGTTAAATGTGCGCGTACAAGCCATAATTG AGAAACTGCTCTCCGCACAGGGCAGTGACCTGCGGCGTGCTCTCTTCTCGCTGAAGCAGGTGTTCCAGGAGGATAAGGATCTGGTGCACGCCTTCGTGGCCCTCGGCGGCCTCAATTGCCTGGTGCGCGTGGGCAATTGTGCGGATCAAAACTATCAGAATTACATTCTGCGAGCCCTCGGTCAG GTCATGCTCTATGTGGACGGAATGAACGGCGTGATGAAGCATGAGCCGACGATGCAGTGGCTCTACTCGCTGATTGCCTCCAATTACCGATCCGTGGTGAAGACCGCCCTCAAGTTGTTGCTGGTCTTCGTGGAGTACGCCGAGTCCAACTGCTATGTGCTGGTCAGTGCCATTCACGCAGTGGATGCTTCCCAGGGCACACTGCCCTGGTCAAATATAATGAG ACTGCTTAAGGACTATGACAATGCTGATGCCGAACTGGTGATCTATGCCACTTCGCTGATTAACAAAACTCTGGCGGGTCTGAATGATCAGGACAGCTTCTACGACGAAAGCGATCTTCTAGAGCAGCAGGGCATGGAGACTGTGATCCAGCGTTATATGTCCAAGCCGGGCACTGATTTGGATCTGCTCGATCAGTTGCAACTGTATGAGGCGGTTCTCAA atttgAGGATGGTGAGTCGGATGGACAGCGTTTGCCGCAGAACTCAATGCGAAAAACACAACGCTATCGTCCGGGAGCAAATACCACTGAAAGACGCAAGTCGCGTCGCCATAGCACAGATAATAGTCCCGCATCACTCACAAAGGTCCTGCCCACCACTGTCCTCCGGATGACACCTACACAAGCTACGGTGGATGAGGATAGTTCTGGCTCCACCAACTCAACGGAATTTAGTGGCGGTCTCTTTAATGAGAAGAAAC CTCGTGATGGTGCAGGCGTGACACCAGGACTTCGAAGAAGACGTGAGCGGGCGGAGCGGCATAAGAGCTTTCTGAAGGAGCAACAGGAGGCGGCGGCCAATGGAATCTTTGCTGCTCTCGAGCAGCGGGAGGGACTGG ATATGGAAAGCGAGGAtcagcagctgctcctccagctgaAGCGGGACCACACGGTCAAGGATCTCACCCAGAAGTTGAGCAACCTGCCAATGAGTCCCACTCAGGATTCGGCGAATCGCGCCCTCGTCGGCGATATGTCCGGTCTGATTTCGAAAGCCAAAGAGGGTCTGGCCAAGAGCAAGAGCAAGGGAGAGATATCCAG ATCTTCTAGTGTCGATCAGGATGTAAAGAAGTCTGAGCCCAAGAAGTCGGAAAATGAACTTCACTGGGAGGAACTGGTTAGGAATATGACAAGGCCCCTAAATCTTTGCGATCTGGACTTTACGGATCTGAGGGATGATGACGAGAAGGATGTGCTGGCCCCTCGAAGTTTGGGTGCCGGTATACCCCCGCCGCCTCCCCCGCTGGGTGGAGCCATTGCCCCACCGCCAATGATGCCTCCAAGCTTGGCACCACCACCCATGTACGGATATGGCGGTAGTCTAACCAATAGTGTCAATTCGTTAAATGGTTCTATAAATGGTGAACTGGTCAATGGTAATAACACCATCAAAAAGAACAAGAAAACG GTCAAGCTCTTCTGGAAGGAAGTGCGCGAGGACATGATACCGCAGGTGGTGGGCAAGACCATATGGGATGAGCTGCCCGATGCCAACGTGGACACACAGAAGCTCGAACATCTCTTTGAGTCCCGGGCCAAAGACTTGATGACCAAG AAACAACAAGAGCTGAACAAGAGCAAAGAGATCATCGTGCTTGATCACAAGCGCTCCAATGCCATCAATATTGCGATCACTAAGCTGCCTCCTCCGAGGGCCATTAAGACGGCCATCCTCAAAATGGATGCCACTGTGGTCACACGGGAGGGAATCGACAAGCTACTCAATATGCTGCCCACTGATGAGGAGCGTGGCAAGATCCAGGAGGCCCAGTTATCCAACCCAGAGTTGCCCCTGGGCAGCGCCGAGCAGTTCCTTTTGACCCTGGCCTCCATTTCGGAGCTGGAAGCTCGCCTGAAATTGTGGGCTTTCCGTCTGGACTTTGACAACAGTGAG AAAGAGATTGCGGAACCGCTGATGGACCTCAAGCAAGGCATTGAGATCCTGCGTCAGAATCGCACCTTCCGCAGCATCCTCTCTACTCTGCTGTCTGTGGGCATCTTTTTGAATGGAGCTCCCGTCAAGGGATTCCAGATCGAGTATCTGGCAAAGGTTCCGGAAGTGAAGGACACGGTGCACAAGCACTCGCTGCTGCACCACCTCTGCCACATGGTCATGGAGTCGAGCAGTGATACTAGTGATCTGTACTCCGAGATCGGACCCATTACGCGAGCCTCCAAGGCGGATTTCACGGACTTGGCACACAATCTCAATCAGTTGGAGGCGGAGTGCAAGGCATGCTGGGATCGTCTGAAACTTATTGCCAAACACGACTGCCCGCCACCGTTAAAGCAGAAGCTGGTGGATTTCTTGGCCGATTGTGCGGAGCGCATCATCATCCTGCAAATTGTCCATCGACGGGTGATGAATCGCTACCGGAAGTTCCTTTTGTGGCTGGGAATGCCGCAGCACAGTGTCGCGGAATCGCGTCCCAACGAATTCTGCCGGACACTCTCCGAGTTCGCCCTGGAATACCGCACCACTAGAGAGCGGgttcagcagcagctggagaagAAGGCCAACCACCGGGAACGGAACAAGACCCGCGGCAAACTGATCATCGATATGGCCAAGTTCAAGACCAAAGATGACGTGGCCGATGACGAGTTGAA
- the Fhos gene encoding formin homology 2 domain containing, isoform B, whose amino-acid sequence MIVKMEPDELITFRVQYLVDSDPLSACTAFPIPVRAPTYAFATTMPLANQLGTILRLLNAPQSIDDAAIQVYKDGDYGAYLDLESSLAEQAEEIEGVNVSRKNSLVVRTQLNVRVQAIIEKLLSAQGSDLRRALFSLKQVFQEDKDLVHAFVALGGLNCLVRVGNCADQNYQNYILRALGQVMLYVDGMNGVMKHEPTMQWLYSLIASNYRSVVKTALKLLLVFVEYAESNCYVLVSAIHAVDASQGTLPWSNIMRLLKDYDNADAELVIYATSLINKTLAGLNDQDSFYDESDLLEQQGMETVIQRYMSKPGTDLDLLDQLQLYEAVLKFEDGESDGQRLPQNSMRKTQRYRPGANTTERRKSRRHSTDNSPASLTKVLPTTVLRMTPTQATVDEDSSGSTNSTEFSGGLFNEKKPRDGAGVTPGLRRRRERAERHKSFLKEQQEAAANGIFAALEQREGLGQIVTAIPATIQTGDSPPQSLQHEVPPCNNISGITNISNNNVSNLSCNDTPNNSLLVMSPSKQLLTGSHSISIINNSFDKASNNNQSEFLTKKNLFRERNSTVINGIMKNIQQTDSAYKKYENEANRLNNYYSQSPKHQIHQPIQPTPEVLLSPKKTLNASGFDFTPAPLSSTPVKCDVPPEPEPLSPVKKPAAAPPPPPPPPPPPPPPPGWWHAPIYNSPQARTLTSTNPELLPHPVDPSDMESEDQQLLLQLKRDHTVKDLTQKLSNLPMSPTQDSANRALVGDMSGLISKAKEGLAKSKSKGEISRSSSVDQDVKKSEPKKSENELHWEELVRNMTRPLNLCDLDFTDLRDDDEKDVLAPRSLGAGIPPPPPPLGGAIAPPPMMPPSLAPPPMYGYGGSLTNSVNSLNGSINGELVNGNNTIKKNKKTVKLFWKEVREDMIPQVVGKTIWDELPDANVDTQKLEHLFESRAKDLMTKKQQELNKSKEIIVLDHKRSNAINIAITKLPPPRAIKTAILKMDATVVTREGIDKLLNMLPTDEERGKIQEAQLSNPELPLGSAEQFLLTLASISELEARLKLWAFRLDFDNSEKEIAEPLMDLKQGIEILRQNRTFRSILSTLLSVGIFLNGAPVKGFQIEYLAKVPEVKDTVHKHSLLHHLCHMVMESSSDTSDLYSEIGPITRASKADFTDLAHNLNQLEAECKACWDRLKLIAKHDCPPPLKQKLVDFLADCAERIIILQIVHRRVMNRYRKFLLWLGMPQHSVAESRPNEFCRTLSEFALEYRTTRERVQQQLEKKANHRERNKTRGKLIIDMAKFKTKDDVADDELK is encoded by the exons ATGATTGTGAAAATGGAGCCGGACGAACTGATCACATTCCGTGTCCAGTATCTGGTGGACAGCGATCCGCTCTCGGCGTGCACCGCCTTCCCGATCCCGGTGCGGGCGCCCACCTACGCCTTCGCCACCACCATGCCGCTGGCCAATCAGCTGGGCACAATCCTGCGGCTGCTGAATGCACCACAAAGC ATCGACGATGCAGCCATTCAGGTGTACAAGGATGGCGACTACGGAGCCTACTTGGATCTGGAGTCATCGCTGGCCGAACAGGCCGAGGAAATCGAGGGAGTCAACGTCAG CCGCAAAAACTCTCTGGTGGTGCGAACGCAGTTAAATGTGCGCGTACAAGCCATAATTG AGAAACTGCTCTCCGCACAGGGCAGTGACCTGCGGCGTGCTCTCTTCTCGCTGAAGCAGGTGTTCCAGGAGGATAAGGATCTGGTGCACGCCTTCGTGGCCCTCGGCGGCCTCAATTGCCTGGTGCGCGTGGGCAATTGTGCGGATCAAAACTATCAGAATTACATTCTGCGAGCCCTCGGTCAG GTCATGCTCTATGTGGACGGAATGAACGGCGTGATGAAGCATGAGCCGACGATGCAGTGGCTCTACTCGCTGATTGCCTCCAATTACCGATCCGTGGTGAAGACCGCCCTCAAGTTGTTGCTGGTCTTCGTGGAGTACGCCGAGTCCAACTGCTATGTGCTGGTCAGTGCCATTCACGCAGTGGATGCTTCCCAGGGCACACTGCCCTGGTCAAATATAATGAG ACTGCTTAAGGACTATGACAATGCTGATGCCGAACTGGTGATCTATGCCACTTCGCTGATTAACAAAACTCTGGCGGGTCTGAATGATCAGGACAGCTTCTACGACGAAAGCGATCTTCTAGAGCAGCAGGGCATGGAGACTGTGATCCAGCGTTATATGTCCAAGCCGGGCACTGATTTGGATCTGCTCGATCAGTTGCAACTGTATGAGGCGGTTCTCAA atttgAGGATGGTGAGTCGGATGGACAGCGTTTGCCGCAGAACTCAATGCGAAAAACACAACGCTATCGTCCGGGAGCAAATACCACTGAAAGACGCAAGTCGCGTCGCCATAGCACAGATAATAGTCCCGCATCACTCACAAAGGTCCTGCCCACCACTGTCCTCCGGATGACACCTACACAAGCTACGGTGGATGAGGATAGTTCTGGCTCCACCAACTCAACGGAATTTAGTGGCGGTCTCTTTAATGAGAAGAAAC CTCGTGATGGTGCAGGCGTGACACCAGGACTTCGAAGAAGACGTGAGCGGGCGGAGCGGCATAAGAGCTTTCTGAAGGAGCAACAGGAGGCGGCGGCCAATGGAATCTTTGCTGCTCTCGAGCAGCGGGAGGGACTGG GCCAGATTGTAACCGCCATACCCGCTACCATTCAAACCGGCGATAGTCCGCCTCAGTCCTTGCAACATGAGGTGCCACCGTGCAACAACATCAGCGGAATCACCAACATTAGTAACAACAATGTCAGCAACCTTAGCTGCAATGACACGCCGAACAACAGCCTCTTGGTGATGAGTCCTAGCAAGCAACTGCTCACTGGAAGCCACAGCATCTCCATTATTAACAACAGCTTCGATAAGGCGAGCAATAACAATCAGAGCGAGTTCCTGACCAAGAAGAACCTATTCCGGGAACGCAATTCAACTGTGATCAATGGTATTATGAAGAATATCCAGCAAACCGATAGTGCCTATAAGAAGTACGAGAACGAAGCGAACCGGCTGAACAACTATTACAGTCAGTCGCCGAAACATCAGATCCATCAGCCCATTCAGCCAACGCCGGAAGTCCTTTTGAGTCCCAAAAAAACGCTAAATGCCTCTGGGTTTGATTTCACGCCCGCTCCCCTCAGTTCCACCCCGGTTAAGTGTGATGTCCCGCCGGAACCGGAGCCACTGAGTCCGGTAAAGAAACCCGCTGCggcaccaccaccgcctcctccaccgccaccgccgccaccaccaccacctggTTGGTGGCACGCCCCCATCTACAACAGCCCGCAAGCTCGAACCCTAACCAGTACTAACCCAGAGCTGCTGCCGCATCCTGTGGATCCTTCAG ATATGGAAAGCGAGGAtcagcagctgctcctccagctgaAGCGGGACCACACGGTCAAGGATCTCACCCAGAAGTTGAGCAACCTGCCAATGAGTCCCACTCAGGATTCGGCGAATCGCGCCCTCGTCGGCGATATGTCCGGTCTGATTTCGAAAGCCAAAGAGGGTCTGGCCAAGAGCAAGAGCAAGGGAGAGATATCCAG ATCTTCTAGTGTCGATCAGGATGTAAAGAAGTCTGAGCCCAAGAAGTCGGAAAATGAACTTCACTGGGAGGAACTGGTTAGGAATATGACAAGGCCCCTAAATCTTTGCGATCTGGACTTTACGGATCTGAGGGATGATGACGAGAAGGATGTGCTGGCCCCTCGAAGTTTGGGTGCCGGTATACCCCCGCCGCCTCCCCCGCTGGGTGGAGCCATTGCCCCACCGCCAATGATGCCTCCAAGCTTGGCACCACCACCCATGTACGGATATGGCGGTAGTCTAACCAATAGTGTCAATTCGTTAAATGGTTCTATAAATGGTGAACTGGTCAATGGTAATAACACCATCAAAAAGAACAAGAAAACG GTCAAGCTCTTCTGGAAGGAAGTGCGCGAGGACATGATACCGCAGGTGGTGGGCAAGACCATATGGGATGAGCTGCCCGATGCCAACGTGGACACACAGAAGCTCGAACATCTCTTTGAGTCCCGGGCCAAAGACTTGATGACCAAG AAACAACAAGAGCTGAACAAGAGCAAAGAGATCATCGTGCTTGATCACAAGCGCTCCAATGCCATCAATATTGCGATCACTAAGCTGCCTCCTCCGAGGGCCATTAAGACGGCCATCCTCAAAATGGATGCCACTGTGGTCACACGGGAGGGAATCGACAAGCTACTCAATATGCTGCCCACTGATGAGGAGCGTGGCAAGATCCAGGAGGCCCAGTTATCCAACCCAGAGTTGCCCCTGGGCAGCGCCGAGCAGTTCCTTTTGACCCTGGCCTCCATTTCGGAGCTGGAAGCTCGCCTGAAATTGTGGGCTTTCCGTCTGGACTTTGACAACAGTGAG AAAGAGATTGCGGAACCGCTGATGGACCTCAAGCAAGGCATTGAGATCCTGCGTCAGAATCGCACCTTCCGCAGCATCCTCTCTACTCTGCTGTCTGTGGGCATCTTTTTGAATGGAGCTCCCGTCAAGGGATTCCAGATCGAGTATCTGGCAAAGGTTCCGGAAGTGAAGGACACGGTGCACAAGCACTCGCTGCTGCACCACCTCTGCCACATGGTCATGGAGTCGAGCAGTGATACTAGTGATCTGTACTCCGAGATCGGACCCATTACGCGAGCCTCCAAGGCGGATTTCACGGACTTGGCACACAATCTCAATCAGTTGGAGGCGGAGTGCAAGGCATGCTGGGATCGTCTGAAACTTATTGCCAAACACGACTGCCCGCCACCGTTAAAGCAGAAGCTGGTGGATTTCTTGGCCGATTGTGCGGAGCGCATCATCATCCTGCAAATTGTCCATCGACGGGTGATGAATCGCTACCGGAAGTTCCTTTTGTGGCTGGGAATGCCGCAGCACAGTGTCGCGGAATCGCGTCCCAACGAATTCTGCCGGACACTCTCCGAGTTCGCCCTGGAATACCGCACCACTAGAGAGCGGgttcagcagcagctggagaagAAGGCCAACCACCGGGAACGGAACAAGACCCGCGGCAAACTGATCATCGATATGGCCAAGTTCAAGACCAAAGATGACGTGGCCGATGACGAGTTGAAGTGA
- the Fhos gene encoding formin homology 2 domain containing, isoform E encodes MIVKMEPDELITFRVQYLVDSDPLSACTAFPIPVRAPTYAFATTMPLANQLGTILRLLNAPQSIDDAAIQVYKDGDYGAYLDLESSLAEQAEEIEGVNVSRKNSLVVRTQLNVRVQAIIEKLLSAQGSDLRRALFSLKQVFQEDKDLVHAFVALGGLNCLVRVGNCADQNYQNYILRALGQVMLYVDGMNGVMKHEPTMQWLYSLIASNYRSVVKTALKLLLVFVEYAESNCYVLVSAIHAVDASQGTLPWSNIMRLLKDYDNADAELVIYATSLINKTLAGLNDQDSFYDESDLLEQQGMETVIQRYMSKPGTDLDLLDQLQLYEAVLKFEDGESDGQRLPQNSMRKTQRYRPGANTTERRKSRRHSTDNSPASLTKVLPTTVLRMTPTQATVDEDSSGSTNSTEFSGGLFNEKKPRDGAGVTPGLRRRRERAERHKSFLKEQQEAAANGIFAALEQREGLGQIVTAIPATIQTGDSPPQSLQHEVPPCNNISGITNISNNNVSNLSCNDTPNNSLLVMSPSKQLLTGSHSISIINNSFDKASNNNQSEFLTKKNLFRERNSTVINGIMKNIQQTDSAYKKYENEANRLNNYYSQSPKHQIHQPIQPTPEVLLSPKKTLNASGFDFTPAPLSSTPVKCDVPPEPEPLSPVKKPAAAPPPPPPPPPPPPPPPGWWHAPIYNSPQARTLTSTNPELLPHPVDPSDMESEDQQLLLQLKRDHTVKDLTQKLSNLPMSPTQDSANRALVGDMSGLISKAKEGLAKSKSKGEISRSSSVDQDVKKSEPKKSENELHWEELVRNMTRPLNLCDLDFTDLRDDDEKDVLAPRSLGAGIPPPPPPLGGAIAPPPMMPPSLAPPPMYGYGGSLTNSVNSLNGSINGELVNGNNTIKKNKKTVKLFWKEVREDMIPQVVGKTIWDELPDANVDTQKLEHLFESRAKDLMTKKQQELNKSKEIIVLDHKRSNAINIAITKLPPPRAIKTAILKMDATVVTREGIDKLLNMLPTDEERGKIQEAQLSNPELPLGSAEQFLLTLASISELEARLKLWAFRLDFDNSEKEIAEPLMDLKQGIEILRQNRTFRSILSTLLSVGIFLNGAPVKGFQIEYLAKVPEVKDTVHKHSLLHHLCHMVMESSSDTSDLYSEIGPITRASKADFTDLAHNLNQLEAECKACWDRLKLIAKHDCPPPLKQKLVDFLADCAERIIILQIVHRRVMNRYRKFLLWLGMPQHSVAESRPNEFCRTLSEFALEYRTTRERVQQQLEKKANHRERNKTRGKLIIDMAKFKTKDDVADDELKKLLDTSSADQADGTLTWRRRRAEQLRSPITRQSEEQFTDGDDEILESLVKTATKAPGTRTTPRERKRTRHADRKSLKRSRTREGFTVERAPSP; translated from the exons ATGATTGTGAAAATGGAGCCGGACGAACTGATCACATTCCGTGTCCAGTATCTGGTGGACAGCGATCCGCTCTCGGCGTGCACCGCCTTCCCGATCCCGGTGCGGGCGCCCACCTACGCCTTCGCCACCACCATGCCGCTGGCCAATCAGCTGGGCACAATCCTGCGGCTGCTGAATGCACCACAAAGC ATCGACGATGCAGCCATTCAGGTGTACAAGGATGGCGACTACGGAGCCTACTTGGATCTGGAGTCATCGCTGGCCGAACAGGCCGAGGAAATCGAGGGAGTCAACGTCAG CCGCAAAAACTCTCTGGTGGTGCGAACGCAGTTAAATGTGCGCGTACAAGCCATAATTG AGAAACTGCTCTCCGCACAGGGCAGTGACCTGCGGCGTGCTCTCTTCTCGCTGAAGCAGGTGTTCCAGGAGGATAAGGATCTGGTGCACGCCTTCGTGGCCCTCGGCGGCCTCAATTGCCTGGTGCGCGTGGGCAATTGTGCGGATCAAAACTATCAGAATTACATTCTGCGAGCCCTCGGTCAG GTCATGCTCTATGTGGACGGAATGAACGGCGTGATGAAGCATGAGCCGACGATGCAGTGGCTCTACTCGCTGATTGCCTCCAATTACCGATCCGTGGTGAAGACCGCCCTCAAGTTGTTGCTGGTCTTCGTGGAGTACGCCGAGTCCAACTGCTATGTGCTGGTCAGTGCCATTCACGCAGTGGATGCTTCCCAGGGCACACTGCCCTGGTCAAATATAATGAG ACTGCTTAAGGACTATGACAATGCTGATGCCGAACTGGTGATCTATGCCACTTCGCTGATTAACAAAACTCTGGCGGGTCTGAATGATCAGGACAGCTTCTACGACGAAAGCGATCTTCTAGAGCAGCAGGGCATGGAGACTGTGATCCAGCGTTATATGTCCAAGCCGGGCACTGATTTGGATCTGCTCGATCAGTTGCAACTGTATGAGGCGGTTCTCAA atttgAGGATGGTGAGTCGGATGGACAGCGTTTGCCGCAGAACTCAATGCGAAAAACACAACGCTATCGTCCGGGAGCAAATACCACTGAAAGACGCAAGTCGCGTCGCCATAGCACAGATAATAGTCCCGCATCACTCACAAAGGTCCTGCCCACCACTGTCCTCCGGATGACACCTACACAAGCTACGGTGGATGAGGATAGTTCTGGCTCCACCAACTCAACGGAATTTAGTGGCGGTCTCTTTAATGAGAAGAAAC CTCGTGATGGTGCAGGCGTGACACCAGGACTTCGAAGAAGACGTGAGCGGGCGGAGCGGCATAAGAGCTTTCTGAAGGAGCAACAGGAGGCGGCGGCCAATGGAATCTTTGCTGCTCTCGAGCAGCGGGAGGGACTGG GCCAGATTGTAACCGCCATACCCGCTACCATTCAAACCGGCGATAGTCCGCCTCAGTCCTTGCAACATGAGGTGCCACCGTGCAACAACATCAGCGGAATCACCAACATTAGTAACAACAATGTCAGCAACCTTAGCTGCAATGACACGCCGAACAACAGCCTCTTGGTGATGAGTCCTAGCAAGCAACTGCTCACTGGAAGCCACAGCATCTCCATTATTAACAACAGCTTCGATAAGGCGAGCAATAACAATCAGAGCGAGTTCCTGACCAAGAAGAACCTATTCCGGGAACGCAATTCAACTGTGATCAATGGTATTATGAAGAATATCCAGCAAACCGATAGTGCCTATAAGAAGTACGAGAACGAAGCGAACCGGCTGAACAACTATTACAGTCAGTCGCCGAAACATCAGATCCATCAGCCCATTCAGCCAACGCCGGAAGTCCTTTTGAGTCCCAAAAAAACGCTAAATGCCTCTGGGTTTGATTTCACGCCCGCTCCCCTCAGTTCCACCCCGGTTAAGTGTGATGTCCCGCCGGAACCGGAGCCACTGAGTCCGGTAAAGAAACCCGCTGCggcaccaccaccgcctcctccaccgccaccgccgccaccaccaccacctggTTGGTGGCACGCCCCCATCTACAACAGCCCGCAAGCTCGAACCCTAACCAGTACTAACCCAGAGCTGCTGCCGCATCCTGTGGATCCTTCAG ATATGGAAAGCGAGGAtcagcagctgctcctccagctgaAGCGGGACCACACGGTCAAGGATCTCACCCAGAAGTTGAGCAACCTGCCAATGAGTCCCACTCAGGATTCGGCGAATCGCGCCCTCGTCGGCGATATGTCCGGTCTGATTTCGAAAGCCAAAGAGGGTCTGGCCAAGAGCAAGAGCAAGGGAGAGATATCCAG ATCTTCTAGTGTCGATCAGGATGTAAAGAAGTCTGAGCCCAAGAAGTCGGAAAATGAACTTCACTGGGAGGAACTGGTTAGGAATATGACAAGGCCCCTAAATCTTTGCGATCTGGACTTTACGGATCTGAGGGATGATGACGAGAAGGATGTGCTGGCCCCTCGAAGTTTGGGTGCCGGTATACCCCCGCCGCCTCCCCCGCTGGGTGGAGCCATTGCCCCACCGCCAATGATGCCTCCAAGCTTGGCACCACCACCCATGTACGGATATGGCGGTAGTCTAACCAATAGTGTCAATTCGTTAAATGGTTCTATAAATGGTGAACTGGTCAATGGTAATAACACCATCAAAAAGAACAAGAAAACG GTCAAGCTCTTCTGGAAGGAAGTGCGCGAGGACATGATACCGCAGGTGGTGGGCAAGACCATATGGGATGAGCTGCCCGATGCCAACGTGGACACACAGAAGCTCGAACATCTCTTTGAGTCCCGGGCCAAAGACTTGATGACCAAG AAACAACAAGAGCTGAACAAGAGCAAAGAGATCATCGTGCTTGATCACAAGCGCTCCAATGCCATCAATATTGCGATCACTAAGCTGCCTCCTCCGAGGGCCATTAAGACGGCCATCCTCAAAATGGATGCCACTGTGGTCACACGGGAGGGAATCGACAAGCTACTCAATATGCTGCCCACTGATGAGGAGCGTGGCAAGATCCAGGAGGCCCAGTTATCCAACCCAGAGTTGCCCCTGGGCAGCGCCGAGCAGTTCCTTTTGACCCTGGCCTCCATTTCGGAGCTGGAAGCTCGCCTGAAATTGTGGGCTTTCCGTCTGGACTTTGACAACAGTGAG AAAGAGATTGCGGAACCGCTGATGGACCTCAAGCAAGGCATTGAGATCCTGCGTCAGAATCGCACCTTCCGCAGCATCCTCTCTACTCTGCTGTCTGTGGGCATCTTTTTGAATGGAGCTCCCGTCAAGGGATTCCAGATCGAGTATCTGGCAAAGGTTCCGGAAGTGAAGGACACGGTGCACAAGCACTCGCTGCTGCACCACCTCTGCCACATGGTCATGGAGTCGAGCAGTGATACTAGTGATCTGTACTCCGAGATCGGACCCATTACGCGAGCCTCCAAGGCGGATTTCACGGACTTGGCACACAATCTCAATCAGTTGGAGGCGGAGTGCAAGGCATGCTGGGATCGTCTGAAACTTATTGCCAAACACGACTGCCCGCCACCGTTAAAGCAGAAGCTGGTGGATTTCTTGGCCGATTGTGCGGAGCGCATCATCATCCTGCAAATTGTCCATCGACGGGTGATGAATCGCTACCGGAAGTTCCTTTTGTGGCTGGGAATGCCGCAGCACAGTGTCGCGGAATCGCGTCCCAACGAATTCTGCCGGACACTCTCCGAGTTCGCCCTGGAATACCGCACCACTAGAGAGCGGgttcagcagcagctggagaagAAGGCCAACCACCGGGAACGGAACAAGACCCGCGGCAAACTGATCATCGATATGGCCAAGTTCAAGACCAAAGATGACGTGGCCGATGACGAGTTGAA